A stretch of DNA from Dokdonia sp. PRO95:
CTTTACGACCTATTTGTCCAAAACCAGAGGTGTAAAATTCTTTACCATATCCACCAGAAATTCTAAAGTTTACGGCTAGCGTAGCATATCCACGGCTAGCAAATAATTGTGCTTCTGGGTTAAAACCCCAGCTATCACGTATCCCTTGCGGTCCTCCATGCGGATTTACAATCATAGGCACTTTTTGACCTTCTTTCACACCATTAGGCATGGTAAGATACCCGTGTAAAGTAATCCCATCACGACTCTTAAAACTGATAGGAGTCATTGCAGCCATATCTTGCTCCTCAAGCTGAGGAAGAATTTTATACAGCAACGTTACCGTATCCTCCTCCACGTCATAGAGGTGATACTCACCTATAATGCGATCGCTCGTTACCACAACCATCATTTTACTCTCATCATCTGTGCGTCCTACCACATAAAAATCTTTATCGCCAAAATCTTTCTGCAAACGCTTTTGTACCTTTTTATAGGTATCACTTACAGGTACGATAACCGCTTTCTCACCATTGTGCGAAAAATAATCAATCTCATAGTTACGCTTTCGCGAAAGCGTAATTCCGCTCACGTCATACGTCTCATCCTTGTACATGGTTGCCAGCACCTTATTTGCTCGCAAATCATAACGCTGAATCTCGATTTTATCTGTCTCAAGATTAGAAACCACATAAGCCGCATCTGGATTATCTGAAGCATAATCAAAACGACTGATACCGAAAGTTTCTCCAAAAGGGACTTCCATTATTTTTACAAACTCACCATCAATATTGTAAAGCAACTCCATGTCTACGCCATTGATAATTCTTGAGATTGCACGTAGCTTTCCATGCTTATCAAAATCATATCCTGCTACCGGTGCATCTCCCTCATGTACGGTGTACAGCTTCTCAATAGCACCCGTGTTGATGTTTAATTTATAAGGCTCTTCTTGTGCAGGGTTGTCCTTATTCATCTGCACGATAACGTGATCCTTGTCCTCCTTAAGAACGGCAAGTACTGCTACTCGTACCTCATCAAAAGGTGTTAACTCTTCATTATCGCTGCCGTCTAGATTTACTCCAAAGAGATGGTAATTTTCATTACCGCCTTTATCTTGAGAGTACACAATGCGATCTTCGCTCGCCCAGAAGTAGCTACGTATTAAATCTTCTTGCTGTTCTACAAGCTTAATTTCTTTTTGA
This window harbors:
- a CDS encoding S9 family peptidase, whose translation is MTSIIKYIISLLIIICAQQVVAQQLTGSYAGTITAQGVEIELIFNFQTIDGNLTATMDVPMQGASGIAMDSATLEENKISITSAKLKMRYLGTITNDNISGTYTQLGTDYPLQLMKTEKTLPGNTSLPSSSVALAKLIAQEDGDFKYKVEDYFQTPEAYAFKLSPDGKYLSYMKRREDGKRDLFLKNTTTQKEIKLVEQQEDLIRSYFWASEDRIVYSQDKGGNENYHLFGVNLDGSDNEELTPFDEVRVAVLAVLKEDKDHVIVQMNKDNPAQEEPYKLNINTGAIEKLYTVHEGDAPVAGYDFDKHGKLRAISRIINGVDMELLYNIDGEFVKIMEVPFGETFGISRFDYASDNPDAAYVVSNLETDKIEIQRYDLRANKVLATMYKDETYDVSGITLSRKRNYEIDYFSHNGEKAVIVPVSDTYKKVQKRLQKDFGDKDFYVVGRTDDESKMMVVVTSDRIIGEYHLYDVEEDTVTLLYKILPQLEEQDMAAMTPISFKSRDGITLHGYLTMPNGVKEGQKVPMIVNPHGGPQGIRDSWGFNPEAQLFASRGYATLAVNFRISGGYGKEFYTSGFGQIGRKAMDDVEDGVDYAISLGQIDKDKVAIYGASHGGYAVLRGMTKTPEKYACGVDYVGVSNLHTFMETIPAYWEKYRDMLHTIWYNPNKPEEKKIMDEISPALHVDKIVKPLFVVQGANDPRVNIDEADQIVEQLRARGVEVPYMVKYDEGHGFGKEENTLELYKAMMGFFAEHLKQEEVVTLKK